The following proteins are encoded in a genomic region of Bradyrhizobium sp. SK17:
- a CDS encoding molybdopterin cofactor-binding domain-containing protein, which produces MNQHVMPKLNRRAFVIGTATAGAGLALGLDLPFGGPAVVRAADGAPEVNAPEVNAWVVIRPDDTVVIRIARSEMGQGTLTGLAQLVAEELECDWSKVTTEYPTPGQSVARKRVWGDFSTGGSRGIRTSQDYVRKGGATARVMLIQAAANEWKVPAAECKVANGVITHTPSGKTTSYGKVAEAAAKLEPPTDVKLKDPKDWTIAGKGLKRLDTVDKTTGKMTYGIDVKLPGMLNAAIKDCPVFGGKVKSFDEAKIANMKGVKKVVPVGDSAVAVVADTWWHAKTALDALPIVWDEGDNAKVSSETIAKWLAEGLDNAQPAYVGNQNGDAKAAIASAAKKVEAVYSYPYQNHATMEPMNATVLYTPDKCEVWCGTQNGEAAFAAALEASGLPADKVDVHKLMLGGGFGRRGMTDYVRQAVAIAKQMPGTPIKLLWSREEDMQHGKYHPITQCKLTGAFDADNNLVALHYRLSGQSILFSVRPEALQNGMDPAAFQGVAQSGEAAIGYSVPNLLVEHAMRNPHVPPGFWRGVNVNHNAIYMECFMDELAEAVGQDPLEFRRKLMGRHPKHLAVLNAVAEKIGWGTPAPKGVYRGIAQVMGYGSYVAGAAEISVTDGSKIKVHRIVASTDPGYVVNPAQVERQIAGSFVYGLSALFYGGCTVKDGRIEQTNFDTYNSMRINEMPKVESVMVPSGGFWGGVGEPTIGVAAPAVLNAYFAATGKRIRSFPLRNQNISFA; this is translated from the coding sequence ATGAACCAGCACGTCATGCCGAAACTCAACCGCCGCGCCTTCGTGATCGGCACGGCCACCGCCGGCGCCGGTCTCGCGCTCGGCCTCGATCTGCCGTTCGGCGGCCCCGCCGTGGTGCGCGCCGCCGACGGCGCCCCCGAAGTGAATGCGCCTGAGGTCAATGCCTGGGTCGTGATCCGGCCCGACGACACCGTGGTGATCCGCATCGCCCGCTCCGAGATGGGCCAGGGCACGCTGACCGGCCTTGCCCAGCTCGTCGCCGAAGAACTCGAATGCGACTGGTCGAAGGTCACGACGGAATATCCGACGCCCGGCCAGAGCGTCGCCCGCAAGCGCGTATGGGGTGATTTCTCCACCGGCGGCAGCCGCGGCATCCGCACCTCGCAGGACTATGTCCGCAAGGGCGGCGCCACCGCGCGCGTGATGCTGATCCAGGCCGCCGCCAACGAGTGGAAGGTGCCGGCCGCGGAGTGCAAGGTCGCCAACGGCGTCATCACCCATACCCCGTCGGGCAAGACGACGAGCTACGGCAAGGTCGCGGAAGCCGCCGCCAAACTCGAGCCGCCGACCGACGTCAAGCTGAAGGACCCGAAGGACTGGACCATCGCCGGCAAGGGCCTGAAGCGGCTCGACACCGTCGACAAGACCACCGGCAAGATGACCTACGGCATCGACGTCAAGCTGCCTGGCATGCTGAACGCGGCGATCAAGGATTGCCCGGTGTTCGGCGGCAAGGTGAAGAGCTTCGACGAAGCCAAGATCGCCAACATGAAGGGCGTCAAGAAGGTGGTGCCGGTCGGCGACAGCGCGGTCGCCGTCGTCGCCGACACCTGGTGGCACGCCAAGACCGCGCTGGATGCGCTGCCGATCGTCTGGGATGAAGGCGACAACGCAAAAGTCTCCAGCGAGACGATCGCGAAGTGGCTCGCCGAGGGTCTCGACAATGCGCAGCCGGCCTATGTCGGCAACCAGAACGGCGATGCCAAGGCAGCGATCGCGAGCGCAGCCAAGAAGGTCGAGGCGGTCTACAGCTATCCCTACCAGAACCACGCCACGATGGAGCCGATGAACGCCACCGTGCTCTACACGCCGGACAAATGCGAGGTGTGGTGCGGCACGCAGAACGGCGAAGCCGCATTCGCGGCGGCGCTCGAAGCTTCCGGGCTACCGGCGGACAAGGTCGACGTGCACAAGCTGATGCTCGGCGGCGGCTTCGGCCGACGCGGCATGACCGACTATGTCCGGCAGGCGGTGGCGATCGCCAAGCAGATGCCGGGCACGCCGATCAAGCTGCTGTGGTCGCGCGAAGAGGACATGCAGCACGGCAAGTATCACCCGATCACGCAGTGCAAGCTGACCGGCGCATTTGATGCCGACAACAATCTGGTCGCGCTGCACTACCGGCTGTCGGGCCAATCGATCCTGTTCTCGGTGCGTCCGGAAGCATTGCAGAACGGCATGGACCCCGCCGCGTTCCAGGGCGTCGCCCAATCCGGCGAGGCTGCGATCGGCTATTCGGTGCCGAACCTGCTGGTCGAGCATGCCATGCGCAACCCGCACGTCCCGCCGGGCTTCTGGCGCGGCGTCAACGTCAATCACAACGCGATCTACATGGAATGCTTCATGGACGAGTTGGCCGAGGCCGTCGGCCAGGACCCGCTCGAATTCCGCCGCAAGCTGATGGGCAGGCACCCCAAGCATCTCGCCGTGCTCAACGCCGTGGCCGAGAAGATCGGCTGGGGCACGCCGGCACCAAAGGGCGTCTACCGCGGCATCGCGCAGGTGATGGGCTATGGCAGCTATGTTGCCGGCGCCGCCGAGATCTCGGTGACCGACGGCAGCAAGATCAAGGTGCATCGCATCGTCGCTTCCACCGATCCGGGTTACGTCGTCAATCCGGCGCAAGTCGAGCGGCAGATCGCGGGCTCGTTCGTCTACGGCCTCAGCGCGCTGTTCTACGGCGGCTGCACCGTGAAGGACGGCCGCATCGAGCAGACGAATTTCGACACCTACAACTCGATGCGCATCAACGAGATGCCGAAGGTGGAATCGGTGATGGTGCCGAGCGGCGGATTCTGGGGCGGCGTCGGCGAGCCGACCATCGGCGTCGCTGCGCCGGCGGTGCTCAACGCCTACTTCGCAGCAACCGGAAAACGCATCCGCTCCTTCCCGCTGCGCAACCAGAACATCTCCTTCGCCTGA
- a CDS encoding (2Fe-2S)-binding protein, whose amino-acid sequence MANLKINGKTINVDVEDDTPLLWAIRENVGLTGTKYGCGIAQCGACTVHVDGVAMRSCGVTVSEMAGKEITTIEGLAAGGAMHKVQLAWIASDVPQCGYCQSGMIMAVVALLKDNPKPSDDDINDAITNICRCGTFQQVREAIHAAANA is encoded by the coding sequence ATGGCAAACCTCAAGATCAACGGCAAGACGATCAACGTAGACGTCGAGGACGACACGCCACTGCTGTGGGCGATCAGGGAGAATGTCGGACTGACGGGGACCAAATACGGCTGTGGCATTGCACAATGCGGCGCCTGCACCGTGCATGTCGACGGGGTCGCGATGCGCTCCTGCGGCGTCACGGTCAGCGAAATGGCCGGCAAGGAGATCACCACCATCGAAGGGCTCGCGGCGGGCGGCGCGATGCACAAGGTGCAGCTCGCCTGGATCGCCAGCGACGTGCCGCAATGCGGCTACTGCCAGAGCGGCATGATCATGGCCGTCGTGGCGCTGCTGAAGGACAACCCGAAGCCGTCCGACGACGACATCAACGACGCCATCACCAATATCTGCCGCTGCGGCACCTTCCAGCAGGTGCGCGAGGCGATCCATGCTGCCGCGAACGCGTGA
- a CDS encoding MFS transporter: protein MLEKTPTSGSATVPISDGLPWETRRWAVAAIFTALAMASLDTAIANIALPAIANDLHVSPAEVVWVVNVYQIALVATLLPLGALGEIVGHQRIYLGGLLLFTLASLGCALAWSLPSLLVARALQGLGASGLMSVNTALVRFVYPSKMLGRGFGHNALVVATAFTLGPTIASGILALGTWPWLFAVNLPFGIIALLIGFKTLPATPRATHSFDFTGAALATACLGLFIIGIGSAAHKTMPALVIAELIGALVFGWILTRRHADHPAPMLPIDLFRRPIFALSAATAVCSFAVQGLAFVSLPFYFEDILHRSQVETGFFMTPWPLVVAFMAPIGGRLSDRYPAGILGGIGMLLLGIGMVLLATLPAEPSVANIVWRTMICGIGFGFFQTPNMKAIMSSAPSHRSGSASGIVATARLTGQTTGAALAALCFALADREGATVALALGAGFAALGSVMSFLRLAVASPQKS, encoded by the coding sequence ATGCTCGAAAAGACCCCGACGTCAGGCTCCGCCACGGTGCCGATCAGCGATGGACTGCCTTGGGAGACACGGCGCTGGGCTGTGGCCGCGATCTTCACGGCGCTGGCAATGGCCTCGCTCGACACCGCGATCGCCAACATCGCGCTGCCCGCGATCGCCAACGATCTGCATGTCAGCCCCGCGGAGGTGGTCTGGGTCGTCAACGTCTACCAGATCGCCCTGGTCGCGACGCTGCTGCCGCTCGGCGCGCTCGGTGAGATCGTCGGCCACCAGCGGATCTATCTTGGCGGCCTGCTGCTGTTCACATTGGCGTCACTTGGCTGCGCGCTGGCCTGGTCGCTGCCGAGCCTGCTGGTCGCGCGCGCCTTGCAGGGCCTCGGCGCCAGCGGCCTGATGAGCGTCAACACCGCATTGGTGCGCTTCGTCTACCCGAGCAAGATGCTCGGCCGCGGCTTCGGCCACAATGCGCTCGTCGTCGCGACCGCCTTCACGTTGGGCCCGACCATCGCGTCAGGCATCCTGGCGCTCGGGACCTGGCCCTGGCTGTTCGCCGTCAACCTGCCGTTCGGCATCATCGCATTGCTGATCGGTTTCAAGACACTGCCGGCCACGCCGCGTGCCACCCACAGTTTCGACTTCACCGGCGCGGCGCTTGCCACTGCCTGCCTCGGCCTGTTCATCATCGGGATCGGGAGCGCGGCCCACAAGACGATGCCTGCACTGGTGATCGCGGAACTGATCGGCGCGCTGGTGTTCGGCTGGATCCTGACCCGGCGTCATGCCGATCATCCGGCGCCGATGCTGCCGATCGACCTGTTCCGGCGGCCGATCTTCGCGCTGTCGGCCGCGACCGCGGTCTGCTCATTCGCGGTGCAGGGCCTCGCCTTCGTCTCGCTGCCGTTTTATTTCGAGGACATCCTGCACCGCTCGCAGGTCGAGACCGGCTTCTTCATGACGCCGTGGCCGCTGGTGGTCGCCTTCATGGCGCCGATCGGCGGCCGGCTGTCCGACCGCTATCCGGCCGGCATCCTCGGCGGCATCGGCATGCTGCTGCTCGGCATCGGCATGGTGTTGCTCGCGACCCTGCCGGCGGAGCCGAGCGTTGCCAACATCGTCTGGCGCACCATGATCTGCGGCATCGGTTTCGGCTTCTTCCAGACCCCCAACATGAAGGCGATCATGTCGAGCGCCCCTTCGCATCGCAGCGGCAGCGCCAGCGGTATCGTTGCGACCGCACGGCTGACCGGGCAAACCACCGGTGCCGCGCTCGCCGCGCTCTGCTTCGCGCTGGCCGACCGCGAGGGCGCGACGGTGGCGCTGGCGCTGGGCGCGGGCTTCGCCGCGCTCGGCAGCGTCATGAGCTTCCTGCGCCTGGCCGTCGCCTCACCGCAAAAGTCATGA